The sequence TGAACTGCGACAGCGAGTGGGCCTGCAGGTTGCGGCGGATGTGCACCCGCTCCTTCTCGTCGAGGCTGTTCCAGAGGTCGGTGCCGAAGATCGCGATGGTGCGGTCCGACATGCCCATCGGGTTGTCCGGATCGATGTCCTGCGACCAGTCGAGGCGCTCCGCCGCGTCCCACTGCTGCTTCTTGCCCTTGGCGTAGAGGCGCAGCAGGTCGTCGCTGCCGTCCTCGTACTCCCAGGTGAACGAGGTCGTGGTCTGGCCTTCCACCTTCCACTGGGTCTGCTCGACGGGTAACCGGTAGAGGAACTGACTCGACATCGCACTCTCCTTCCAAGCTCTTGGGCCAGGCTCTTGGGCTAGAGGGCTCGGGGGCTATCTGGCCTGCCGGGAGGATACCACACTGAACGGCGGTTCAGGCGGGGCGCATGGACGTCGCTACCGACCCCGCAGGTCGACGGGCACCGACTCGGCGAGCTGCGCCTCGTGCGCGTGGCGGGCGATGGCCCCGCGCACTGCGTCGGGCGTGCGAAAGAGCAGGCCGATGGCGATGACCACGACCGCGCCGATCATCGCCCACCAGGTGAACGACACCTCCGGAATCCACGCGGGCTGATGGAACGAGGGCTCGAGACCGAGCCACGGCGCGACCCCGTTCAGGATCGTGATGTGCAGCTTGCCGGCCACCACCGTCGCGAGGAGGCCGGCGCTGATGGCGAGCATGTTGCCGCGGTCCGAGCCGCGCCCGCGGGTGAGCATGCCGATCAGGAACACGCCGAGCATCGGCCCCAGGATGAAGCCGGCGATGCCGAGCACCACCGGGATGATGCGCAGGTCCGGGCTCGTCACCTTCGCGTAGGCGAATGCGCCCGCGATGATCACCATCAGCGCGGCGAACAGCACGGTGAACCAGCGGGCCGCGCCCACGTAGTGCCGCTCGCTGCGGCGGGGCCGCCAGCGGATGTACCAGTCGTTGGTCGCGCTGGTGGCCAGCGCGTTCAGCGCCGCCGAGAACGAGCCCATCGCGGTGGCGAACACGCCGGCCACCACGAAGCCCCGCACCCCCACCGGCATCACGTTCAAGATGTACGAGGCGAAGACGTCGGCGGTGGCGGCCGGCCGGTAGGTCGGATCCTGCTGGTAGTACACGAACAGCAGGATGCCGATGAAGACGAAGGCGGAGGCGATGGGCACGTCCATGAAGGCGGCGGTGATGAGGCTGCGGCGCGCTTTCTGGTGGGTCTCCGCGGTGAGCATGCGCTGGACCATGTCCTGGTCGGTGCCGAACGCGGCCATGTTGCCGAGGGTCGCGCCGACCAGCGCGGAGAAGAGCGTGTAGTCGCTCGCCAGCACCAGCCGCACGTAGTCCCAGACGCCCATGACGTCGATGCCGTGGCTCTGACGCCACCGGGCGATCTGGCTCGCCTCGAAGCCGTGGAGGAAATAGCCCTCGTGAGTGGTGAGCTGCGGCACCGCGCGCACCACCTCGCCGAGCCCGCCGACGTGGGCGAGCAGGGTGCCGATGGCGACCAGGGCGCCGCCGAACATGAGGCACGCCTGGATCACGTCGGTCCAGATCACCGCCTTGATGCCGCCCACCGCGGTGTAGAGGCACGTGACCACGGTCAGCGCCACGATCGCGGCCACGTAGGGCCCGACGGTGGTCACTTCGCCGAACTGCGGTTGCGCGCCCGAGACGAACATCCGGTAGGCGAGCACCATCACCAGCGAGGGGATGAAGAGGCGCGTCCCCGACGCGAGCGTGCGCATGAAGAGGAACAGGGCGGAGACGTAGGCCTTCGTGCGCGGGCCGAAGCGCACCCCGAGGTAGTCGTAGACCGTGTAGACCCGGAACGTGTAGTACGGCTTGAGGAAGACGTAGCCGACGACGATGCGGCCGAGGATCAGGC comes from Candidatus Methylomirabilota bacterium and encodes:
- a CDS encoding sodium:solute symporter, whose amino-acid sequence is MLSTEAQLLVDGVIVVAYFAGITAVGLYLGRRDRSLSDFALAGRRVPWWAVMASIIAAETSAATFLGVPGEGYTTKSFAYVQIMLGLILGRIVVGYVFLKPYYTFRVYTVYDYLGVRFGPRTKAYVSALFLFMRTLASGTRLFIPSLVMVLAYRMFVSGAQPQFGEVTTVGPYVAAIVALTVVTCLYTAVGGIKAVIWTDVIQACLMFGGALVAIGTLLAHVGGLGEVVRAVPQLTTHEGYFLHGFEASQIARWRQSHGIDVMGVWDYVRLVLASDYTLFSALVGATLGNMAAFGTDQDMVQRMLTAETHQKARRSLITAAFMDVPIASAFVFIGILLFVYYQQDPTYRPAATADVFASYILNVMPVGVRGFVVAGVFATAMGSFSAALNALATSATNDWYIRWRPRRSERHYVGAARWFTVLFAALMVIIAGAFAYAKVTSPDLRIIPVVLGIAGFILGPMLGVFLIGMLTRGRGSDRGNMLAISAGLLATVVAGKLHITILNGVAPWLGLEPSFHQPAWIPEVSFTWWAMIGAVVVIAIGLLFRTPDAVRGAIARHAHEAQLAESVPVDLRGR